One genomic window of Bacillus mycoides includes the following:
- a CDS encoding o-succinylbenzoate--CoA ligase → METMPNWLMQRAFLTPDRTAIEIEDEKVTFMQLHEKVVSVCEQLSHVGVKRAQKVAVLMKNGMEMITVIHALSYVGAVAVLLNTRLSREELLWQMDDAEVVCLVTDQKFETENVPVYSFAEVMQGPKAEASIQEEFSLEEAMTIIYTSGTTGKPKGVILTYGNHWASAVGSALNLGLREDDCWLACMPMFHVGGLSLLMKNIMYGMRILLVPKYDANFIHKALQTRGVTIISVVSKMLTDLLERLGEGTYPSSLRCMLLGGGPAPKPLLETCVEKGIPVYQTYGMTETSSQICTLSADYMLTKVGSAGKPLFQCQLRIEKDGVVVPPRAEGEIVVKGPNVTGGYFNREDATREAIRNGWLHTGDLGYLDEEGFLYVLDRRSDLIISGGENIYPAQIEEVLLSHPAVVEAGVVGMKDESWGQVPAAFVVKSGAVTEEEILRFCEEKLAKYKVPKKACFLEELPRNASKKLLRRELRQLVEEM, encoded by the coding sequence ATGGAGACGATGCCGAATTGGTTAATGCAACGTGCATTTTTAACACCAGATCGCACTGCAATTGAAATAGAGGATGAAAAGGTTACTTTTATGCAGCTGCATGAAAAAGTAGTATCTGTTTGTGAACAACTTTCACATGTAGGAGTGAAACGGGCGCAAAAGGTGGCTGTTCTGATGAAAAATGGTATGGAGATGATTACAGTTATTCACGCCTTATCTTACGTAGGTGCAGTAGCTGTGCTTTTAAATACGCGTCTTTCAAGAGAAGAGCTACTTTGGCAAATGGATGATGCTGAAGTTGTTTGTTTAGTGACGGATCAAAAGTTTGAGACGGAAAATGTTCCCGTATATTCATTTGCTGAAGTGATGCAAGGACCGAAGGCGGAAGCATCTATACAAGAAGAATTCTCTTTAGAAGAAGCGATGACAATTATTTATACGTCAGGGACGACAGGGAAACCGAAAGGCGTTATTTTAACGTACGGTAACCACTGGGCAAGTGCAGTCGGTTCCGCGCTTAATTTAGGGCTTCGCGAAGATGATTGTTGGTTAGCTTGTATGCCAATGTTCCATGTTGGCGGGCTATCTCTTTTAATGAAAAATATTATGTATGGTATGCGCATTTTACTCGTTCCGAAATATGATGCTAATTTTATTCATAAAGCACTTCAAACGAGAGGTGTTACGATTATTTCTGTCGTTTCTAAAATGTTAACAGATTTATTAGAACGACTTGGAGAAGGAACATATCCATCTTCTTTACGATGCATGTTACTTGGCGGAGGACCAGCGCCGAAGCCGTTATTAGAAACGTGTGTGGAAAAAGGAATTCCTGTGTATCAAACGTACGGTATGACAGAAACGTCGTCGCAAATTTGTACGTTATCAGCAGATTATATGTTAACGAAAGTAGGATCAGCTGGAAAACCTCTATTTCAATGCCAACTTCGTATTGAAAAAGACGGCGTAGTAGTACCGCCCCGTGCTGAAGGTGAAATTGTTGTAAAAGGACCGAACGTAACAGGTGGCTACTTTAACCGTGAAGATGCGACGCGTGAGGCGATCAGAAATGGTTGGCTTCATACTGGCGACCTCGGTTATTTAGATGAGGAAGGATTTTTATACGTATTAGATCGCCGCAGTGATTTAATTATTTCTGGCGGGGAAAATATATATCCAGCTCAAATTGAAGAAGTATTGCTCTCTCATCCAGCGGTAGTGGAAGCGGGTGTTGTCGGTATGAAGGACGAAAGTTGGGGCCAAGTACCAGCTGCTTTTGTTGTCAAAAGCGGGGCGGTAACAGAAGAAGAAATTCTTCGTTTTTGCGAAGAGAAATTAGCGAAATATAAAGTGCCGAAGAAAGCGTGTTTCTTAGAGGAATTACCACGAAATGCTTCGAAGAAATTGTTAAGACGAGAGTTAAGACAATTAGTGGAGGAGATGTAG